A genomic window from Fulvitalea axinellae includes:
- a CDS encoding MBL fold metallo-hydrolase, which yields MKVHHLNCVKIESPLGSAIGHCILIENNESLTLIDAGIGMAETKDPENKLGKELVEITGFQFDEGFTAIRQIEMLGLNPEKVTDIVCSHLDPDHIGGAMDFPNAKLHISKEEYDSFISGDQRYLSQQLSYNPGVQLYDKNDGEWLGVPARKLNLDFESYLIPLFGHTLGHCGVVYKRDDKWVFYVGDAYYLRAELNDRNHPVDQLATIRAVDNEMRLESLDLVRKIIKENGNEIEYFGYHDPTEFKKEKPVGDNVA from the coding sequence ATGAAAGTACATCATTTAAACTGTGTTAAAATCGAATCGCCGTTAGGTTCGGCGATCGGCCATTGTATTTTGATTGAGAATAATGAATCCCTTACGCTAATAGACGCAGGGATTGGGATGGCGGAAACAAAGGATCCGGAAAACAAGCTAGGGAAAGAATTAGTAGAAATTACAGGGTTTCAGTTTGATGAAGGTTTTACGGCGATTAGGCAAATAGAAATGTTAGGGCTTAATCCGGAAAAAGTAACAGATATAGTTTGCTCGCATCTTGATCCTGACCATATCGGTGGGGCAATGGATTTTCCGAATGCCAAATTACATATCTCAAAAGAAGAGTATGATAGCTTTATAAGTGGAGATCAGAGGTATTTGAGTCAGCAATTATCATATAATCCTGGAGTTCAATTGTATGATAAGAATGATGGCGAATGGCTTGGTGTTCCCGCCCGTAAGTTGAATTTGGATTTTGAATCGTATCTAATTCCTTTGTTTGGCCATACCCTAGGACATTGTGGAGTAGTATACAAGCGGGATGATAAATGGGTCTTTTATGTTGGTGACGCATATTACTTAAGGGCGGAATTAAATGACAGGAACCATCCGGTTGACCAATTGGCGACAATAAGGGCTGTGGATAACGAAATGAGGCTTGAGTCCTTGGATTTGGTGAGGAAGATAATTAAGGAAAATGGAAATGAGATAGAATATTTTGGTTATCACGATCCTACGGAGTTTAAGAAAGAAAAGCCTGTGGGAGATAATGTGGCCTAG
- a CDS encoding aldehyde reductase: MKRVLLTGISGYIGLHCAVDLLKKGYAVRGSIRSLSKADSIRNAIKSQVDPEGNLEFCELDLLSDNGWDEAVAGCDFVMHVASPFFSKIPKDENELIKPAVQGTLRALKAAHKAGIKRVVLTSSMVAMLGDVTGDENIGQDSWTKVNAKNATAYLKSKTLAEKSAWDFVKNKEMELITIHPGPVYGPTLSNNLSGESMTLFKRLITGELRQMIHASINMSDVRDVAKIHTLALENEQAKGRRFIVATEKAHSYKEVTELLKSSGYEKVGTAIAPNFMVKLLANFDSEMKGMMPYVGKKYEGDVSDTERVFNWKPIPFKQMILDTATSVKSVLDRK; this comes from the coding sequence ATGAAACGAGTATTGTTAACCGGAATATCAGGCTATATCGGACTGCATTGCGCAGTGGATTTGTTAAAAAAAGGTTACGCCGTTAGAGGTTCCATAAGAAGTTTGTCAAAAGCTGACAGTATCCGCAATGCCATAAAAAGCCAGGTAGACCCGGAAGGGAATCTGGAATTTTGCGAATTAGACTTGTTAAGTGACAATGGCTGGGATGAGGCCGTGGCGGGATGCGATTTTGTAATGCATGTCGCTTCTCCTTTCTTTTCAAAAATTCCCAAAGACGAAAATGAGTTGATAAAACCAGCGGTGCAAGGGACATTGCGCGCCTTGAAGGCGGCTCACAAAGCGGGAATAAAACGTGTGGTCTTGACCTCTTCAATGGTCGCTATGCTTGGTGATGTTACGGGTGATGAAAATATTGGCCAGGACAGTTGGACAAAAGTAAACGCCAAGAACGCTACGGCATATCTCAAAAGTAAAACACTGGCAGAAAAGAGCGCTTGGGATTTTGTAAAGAATAAAGAAATGGAATTGATTACCATACATCCGGGACCGGTTTATGGACCAACGCTTTCCAATAATCTGTCGGGGGAGTCAATGACTTTATTCAAACGTCTGATTACCGGAGAATTAAGGCAAATGATTCATGCCAGTATTAATATGTCAGACGTGAGAGACGTGGCGAAAATCCACACATTGGCTTTAGAGAACGAACAGGCAAAAGGGCGCAGATTTATAGTGGCTACGGAAAAGGCCCATTCCTATAAGGAAGTTACGGAGCTGTTAAAATCAAGTGGTTATGAAAAAGTGGGGACCGCAATAGCACCCAATTTTATGGTTAAATTATTAGCCAATTTCGATAGCGAAATGAAAGGCATGATGCCTTATGTCGGCAAAAAATATGAAGGGGACGTGAGTGATACGGAAAGAGTTTTTAATTGGAAACCAATTCCGTTTAAGCAAATGATTCTTGACACGGCGACTTCAGTAAAAAGTGTATTGGACAGAAAATAG
- a CDS encoding winged helix-turn-helix transcriptional regulator, whose protein sequence is MLFEGKKTFKDFTESQESIATNILSVRLKMLEKFGIVEKAKLPTNKKTNIYTLTDKGLSLTPVLIELVLWSKYNIQEFNPDLNLDHDLEKVEKNKKKACQTIVEKYKEFKRSILSQ, encoded by the coding sequence ATGTTGTTTGAAGGAAAAAAAACGTTTAAGGACTTTACCGAAAGCCAAGAATCTATCGCCACCAACATTTTATCCGTGAGACTGAAAATGCTGGAAAAGTTCGGGATCGTGGAGAAAGCCAAACTTCCAACGAATAAAAAAACAAATATCTATACGCTTACGGATAAAGGGCTCTCGCTGACACCCGTGCTGATTGAATTGGTACTGTGGAGCAAGTACAATATCCAAGAGTTTAACCCTGACCTAAACCTGGATCACGATTTGGAAAAGGTGGAAAAAAATAAAAAGAAAGCTTGTCAAACTATAGTCGAAAAATATAAAGAGTTTAAGCGGTCAATATTAAGCCAGTAA
- a CDS encoding DUF1566 domain-containing protein: MDNKRFLSLLCVLFLAMSCAKDGDDGSNDPDDNINITGYNIVDTDVTEFYDNNSIISSPLAGESYYGQDANYIINPPSYTDNGNGTITDNVTGLMWEQDMGEKITFDEAFTKAENSTLGGYSDWRVPTIKELYSLILFTGKVRGESAIDLFINTDYFDQPLGDTSAGEREIDAQTWSSTEYVGQTMNADKTVFGVNFIDGRIKGYPKSKPGSGVANTMYFRMVRGNTEYGKNNYVDNGDGTVSDLATGLMWQKADDGVARNWKDALSYSENLELASYTDWRLPNAKELQSIVDYSRSPQTTDSPAINPIFKTTEINDPNGNPGHYPYFWTSTTHLDGANPYKNGVYIAFGKGLGKMNGILMDVHGAGCQRSDPKAGNANDYPEYFGPQGDLRTVFNHVRAVRTISK; encoded by the coding sequence ATGGATAATAAACGATTTTTAAGCTTACTGTGTGTGTTATTCTTGGCAATGTCATGCGCCAAAGATGGAGATGACGGCAGCAACGACCCTGATGATAATATAAATATCACAGGCTATAATATAGTGGATACAGACGTTACGGAATTTTATGATAATAATTCCATTATAAGTAGCCCCCTTGCCGGAGAGTCTTATTATGGCCAAGACGCCAACTATATTATTAATCCCCCAAGTTATACCGATAATGGTAACGGAACTATTACCGATAATGTGACAGGACTGATGTGGGAGCAAGATATGGGGGAAAAGATTACGTTTGATGAAGCCTTTACAAAAGCCGAGAACTCAACCCTTGGGGGTTATTCCGACTGGCGGGTACCGACTATAAAAGAGTTATATTCCTTAATTCTGTTTACGGGAAAAGTACGTGGTGAAAGCGCTATAGATCTATTTATCAATACGGATTACTTTGATCAGCCTTTGGGAGATACAAGTGCCGGGGAAAGAGAAATTGACGCCCAAACGTGGTCATCCACCGAATATGTAGGACAAACAATGAACGCCGATAAAACGGTTTTTGGCGTTAATTTTATAGACGGAAGGATAAAGGGATACCCTAAATCCAAACCTGGGTCCGGAGTGGCGAACACTATGTATTTCAGGATGGTAAGGGGAAATACCGAATACGGAAAAAACAATTATGTAGATAACGGTGACGGTACCGTCAGTGATTTGGCGACAGGGTTAATGTGGCAAAAAGCGGATGACGGTGTTGCCAGAAACTGGAAAGACGCACTCTCCTATTCTGAAAATCTGGAATTAGCCTCATATACAGATTGGCGTTTGCCCAATGCCAAAGAGCTGCAAAGTATTGTTGATTATTCCAGGTCGCCCCAAACCACTGATTCGCCCGCCATTAACCCTATTTTTAAAACCACGGAAATAAACGATCCCAACGGAAACCCGGGGCACTATCCTTACTTTTGGACAAGCACTACGCATTTGGACGGAGCGAATCCGTATAAAAACGGCGTCTATATTGCTTTTGGAAAAGGTTTAGGAAAAATGAACGGGATACTCATGGACGTACATGGCGCAGGATGTCAAAGAAGCGATCCAAAAGCTGGAAACGCTAATGATTATCCCGAATATTTTGGACCACAAGGAGATTTGAGGACCGTGTTTAATCATGTTAGGGCGGTTAGAACTATCTCAAAATAA
- a CDS encoding sulfatase-like hydrolase/transferase, with product MRNRKCFSLLFGVIFSLQSCSEDDNDSTGNITNPSKPNILLVIADDFGLDACPNYSVGAIKPNMPHLESLMNEGITFDNFWAFPMCSPTRASIITGKYGMKTGVLNASNASTLNANEKTLQAYLDEKLGKVYAHSIIGKWHLSNGDPNRPTDMGIDYYAGLLSGTASSYYDWNLVENGTSSPTTEYITTKTTDLAIDWINSQDKNWFCWLAYSAPHTPLHLPPASMHSQGNLSQDEASVTANPQPYFMAMAESLDHEIGRLFDNIPKEELNNTIIIFMGDNGTSGQVIQSPYVNNRSKGTLYQGGISVPLIVSGKGVTRMGERDQNLINSADLFATVAQIAGVDINEYENSKSFKALLSGNTTANRNYNYSEVLNDSPIKSGFTIRNETYKLIVLDNGSKRFYNLVDDPFETENLMNKLSIDEQNVYNELISEANKIRG from the coding sequence ATGCGGAATCGAAAATGTTTTTCATTACTGTTCGGGGTCATTTTCAGCTTACAATCTTGTTCAGAAGACGATAACGATAGTACCGGAAATATTACTAATCCAAGCAAGCCAAATATCTTATTGGTTATCGCTGATGACTTTGGTTTAGACGCCTGCCCTAATTATAGTGTAGGCGCTATTAAACCAAATATGCCCCATCTGGAGAGCCTGATGAATGAGGGAATTACTTTCGATAACTTTTGGGCTTTCCCCATGTGTTCTCCCACCAGGGCCTCAATTATTACGGGAAAATACGGAATGAAAACAGGTGTGCTTAACGCGTCTAACGCTTCAACCCTAAATGCGAATGAAAAGACTTTGCAGGCGTATTTGGATGAAAAGTTAGGTAAGGTGTATGCGCATTCCATTATTGGGAAATGGCATCTGTCCAACGGAGACCCTAACCGGCCGACAGATATGGGCATAGACTATTATGCGGGACTCTTGAGCGGAACCGCCAGCAGCTATTACGACTGGAACTTGGTGGAAAATGGAACCAGTAGCCCTACTACCGAATATATTACTACGAAAACTACGGATCTGGCCATTGACTGGATAAATAGTCAAGACAAGAATTGGTTTTGTTGGCTGGCTTATTCCGCTCCGCATACACCTCTCCATTTGCCGCCCGCCAGTATGCACTCACAAGGTAACTTGTCTCAGGATGAGGCAAGTGTGACGGCAAATCCGCAACCTTATTTTATGGCAATGGCCGAAAGTCTGGATCATGAAATAGGGAGGTTATTCGACAATATTCCTAAAGAGGAACTAAACAATACCATTATCATTTTTATGGGTGATAACGGAACATCGGGTCAGGTTATACAAAGCCCGTATGTAAACAACCGCAGTAAAGGGACCCTTTATCAAGGAGGCATATCCGTACCGTTGATTGTTTCTGGAAAAGGCGTGACTCGGATGGGCGAAAGGGATCAAAATCTGATTAATTCCGCAGATCTATTCGCCACCGTCGCTCAAATTGCGGGCGTTGATATAAACGAATATGAAAATAGCAAAAGCTTTAAAGCGTTGCTCTCCGGCAATACAACCGCAAATAGAAATTATAATTATTCCGAAGTATTAAACGACAGTCCAATAAAATCGGGCTTCACGATAAGGAATGAAACGTATAAATTAATAGTATTGGATAACGGCTCAAAACGCTTTTATAATCTGGTTGATGATCCGTTCGAAACCGAAAATCTGATGAATAAACTCTCTATTGATGAGCAAAATGTTTATAATGAATTAATTTCCGAAGCCAATAAGATTAGAGGCTAG
- a CDS encoding TonB-dependent receptor plug domain-containing protein has protein sequence MGHLANAQVEGVVLDYESNTPLVGAIVRSGKEYTATQPNGTFLINVQVGDSLEIKYLGYRTYHSIIKDRHVRVTLRTKSEVLDAVGVVALSVSEEEAKRIRSSITPVTVITSKELLTKAGNLNEILARQAGIQIRQTGGLGSVARINIRGLEGKRVQLFVNGNPLNTPDGSLGINDIPIQVIERIEVYKGSVPAWLGGDGLGSAVNIVVRDREVSYVDVNLVRQSFNTSRAGLILKKSFDKRGIEAGLGVFNTYSDNDYEMSVPDQENLKVVRDHDRFHSLLIGGGVKFSKLWFDEVEFEGAFMKTEKQIQGITRNIQKAESQGETLVGIMNLKKTGLLGGRLSMLYSLIRGKINVALIDTSSYSYNWDGTRTLSNYGKGELGIGPNMSDTEQSELRHRLNLNYSIDNTSSLNFNNTIRSSDFDPRDDLANEFAGKNLFNYPGRLFNTVSGLTLEKENKRKNFLLSAAVKYYFNHTEGYNTNIYVQGSPERINTNTHNLGYLVGLRYNFSEYLLAKAVHERAVRLPNNSELFGDGVLITPSIKLQPEVAYNYTAGLVYDRFFQGYRRVQAEVNGFYMNVDNLIQLAGNGLSVGYVNYAKAYILGADLELKSDLTPWLYSGLNLTYQRIVDNNEFIPGTKGVDNPTYKEDIPNIPQMFANLNVELHKDNLLIKRSRSRLIYDLAFTQEYDYGFALSVYDKFVIPSFLTHTVSVEQSFKKDKYTVTFEANNLTDQLVINNYNQPLPGRTFRLKLRCLFLGRQTHHDNHNR, from the coding sequence ATGGGCCACTTAGCCAATGCCCAAGTTGAGGGCGTAGTCTTGGACTATGAATCAAACACGCCGTTGGTTGGCGCGATTGTACGTAGTGGCAAGGAATACACGGCTACCCAACCTAATGGTACTTTTCTGATAAACGTCCAAGTGGGCGATAGTTTGGAAATAAAGTACTTGGGCTACAGAACCTATCATTCCATAATAAAGGATAGGCATGTAAGGGTGACGTTAAGAACCAAGTCCGAAGTACTGGATGCGGTCGGGGTCGTGGCGCTTTCCGTATCGGAGGAAGAGGCCAAGCGGATTCGTTCTTCAATAACGCCCGTCACTGTTATAACATCAAAGGAGCTGCTGACAAAAGCCGGCAATCTCAATGAGATATTGGCCCGTCAGGCGGGGATCCAGATCAGGCAAACCGGAGGCCTTGGGAGCGTGGCTCGCATTAATATCCGGGGACTGGAAGGCAAGCGGGTACAACTTTTTGTCAACGGGAATCCGCTCAACACACCCGACGGAAGTTTGGGGATAAATGATATTCCCATCCAAGTGATCGAACGTATCGAGGTTTATAAAGGCTCGGTGCCCGCCTGGCTGGGTGGCGACGGCTTGGGTAGCGCGGTGAATATAGTTGTCCGGGACCGTGAGGTGAGCTATGTCGACGTTAATCTGGTCCGCCAATCTTTCAATACGTCCCGTGCGGGGCTTATCCTCAAGAAGTCTTTTGATAAAAGGGGAATTGAGGCGGGTCTTGGCGTTTTCAACACTTATTCGGACAACGACTATGAGATGTCGGTCCCTGACCAAGAAAACCTGAAAGTGGTGCGCGATCACGACCGGTTTCATTCTTTGCTGATTGGAGGCGGTGTGAAGTTCTCCAAGCTTTGGTTTGACGAGGTGGAGTTTGAAGGCGCTTTTATGAAGACCGAAAAACAGATTCAGGGGATTACCCGGAACATCCAGAAAGCCGAAAGCCAAGGGGAAACATTGGTGGGCATCATGAACCTGAAAAAGACCGGATTGCTGGGTGGCCGTTTGTCGATGCTTTATAGCTTGATTAGGGGCAAGATTAACGTCGCGCTGATTGACACCTCTTCATATAGCTATAACTGGGACGGGACGCGGACCCTGAGCAATTACGGAAAAGGCGAGCTGGGTATCGGGCCCAATATGTCGGATACGGAACAAAGCGAACTGAGGCATAGGCTCAACCTCAATTACAGCATTGACAATACTTCGAGTCTGAATTTCAACAATACGATAAGAAGTTCGGATTTTGACCCAAGGGATGATTTGGCCAATGAGTTCGCCGGAAAGAATCTTTTCAATTATCCGGGACGTTTGTTCAATACCGTATCCGGCCTTACTCTGGAAAAAGAGAACAAACGCAAAAACTTTTTGCTTTCCGCGGCGGTCAAATACTACTTCAACCATACCGAGGGCTACAACACGAACATCTATGTACAAGGCTCGCCCGAGCGGATCAATACCAATACGCACAATCTGGGCTACTTGGTGGGCTTGCGTTATAACTTCAGCGAATATTTACTGGCCAAGGCCGTTCATGAGAGAGCTGTCCGCTTACCCAACAATTCGGAACTTTTCGGCGACGGTGTGCTCATAACGCCTTCCATAAAGCTTCAGCCGGAGGTGGCCTATAATTATACCGCCGGATTGGTGTACGACCGTTTTTTCCAAGGTTACAGAAGGGTCCAAGCGGAAGTTAACGGCTTTTACATGAATGTGGACAACCTGATACAGCTGGCCGGAAACGGGCTTTCGGTAGGCTATGTCAATTATGCGAAAGCTTATATTTTGGGCGCCGATTTGGAGCTCAAGTCAGACCTGACCCCATGGCTTTATTCGGGACTGAACCTGACTTACCAGAGGATTGTCGACAACAACGAATTTATTCCGGGAACAAAGGGCGTGGACAACCCCACTTACAAGGAAGACATTCCGAATATACCCCAGATGTTCGCCAACCTTAACGTGGAACTGCATAAGGACAACCTATTGATCAAAAGGAGCAGATCGAGGTTGATATACGATTTGGCCTTCACGCAGGAATACGATTATGGGTTTGCGCTAAGTGTATACGATAAGTTTGTGATTCCCTCATTTCTTACCCATACGGTATCCGTAGAGCAGTCATTCAAAAAGGACAAGTATACCGTAACCTTCGAAGCAAATAACCTCACCGACCAATTGGTAATCAATAACTATAACCAGCCTTTACCCGGAAGGACGTTCCGCCTAAAATTACGCTGTTTGTTTTTGGGAAGACAAACGCATCACGACAATCATAACCGTTAA